The Coffea arabica cultivar ET-39 chromosome 9c, Coffea Arabica ET-39 HiFi, whole genome shotgun sequence nucleotide sequence TGCTAACAGTTCTCTTAATTATTTAAGCACTTTGCACAAACATTATTAACATGGTTGAAAACATAGTTATATTAgtataaaaaaattctacatcCAAAATAGGATAATAAAGCTCATAAATGAGTAGCTATGATGGCATTTGCTTAGTACAAATATTGTCCAAAGATAGTATTAACATATCCAAACACATTTAAGACAAACTGCAAATGAAACTTGAAAACAAATTGACTTGAGTTTTTATCCTATGTTTAGAATTCTTTTTCTGTGGTTTATATGCTCAGCAATTATACGCTCGCATATCGTATAAGCAAGTGCAAGATTTACTATAATCCAAAAAATGTGGCCTTTTCTTTTGGATCAACTTTCCTCTGTTTTCTAATAAATCTAAcgtattctttcttcttttggctATCTACATTGGATTCTTCTAATGTTACAATTGTAAAGCTTCATAAACATATTAAGAACAataatttcattattttttgtTGGCATTTCTCCATTTTTTGTTCTATGTTACTTATAGTTTTGCCATATGTGCATCTTCAGCGATTCTGTGTTTTTTTGGGACTGTAAAAGCTCCATTTGGCacatttctgaaaaaaaaaaaatttcccctcTACTTTGAAGTCATGAATCATTCCATCTCTTTATATTCTCTATTATGTTTCTAGACTACAAAACCTTTAGAAGTTctgcaaaacttaaaaaaaaaaaaaaaaagaagggataaCATGGGCAACCTCATTGGATTGTTTGCaggaaagtaaaagaaaattttgttctcagaactcttttttttttttttattatggaGACATCAAATTTCCTCAATTGTTGTTTATTGGTCTAGGGAATGTTATCCTTAAATCTCGCACTATTATTGCACTAAATATTCAGCAAAGttctttttttagaaaaacATTTGATACAAGAATTCTTACTTTTATCTCCTGTGaagggatttttttttcaaattaatttacTCAGCttatctgatttttttttttttttttttttgttgataagTAAGGTGGAAGAAGACGATGCTTGGAGTAAGTGATAAGTGATTATGATACAGGCTTTGAGATTCAATTCTGATAACGCTTTAGTATTTGTGTTCACTTGAAGCTTTTCTAATATTGTTTGATTTTTAATTGTAGTAATACTCTTTCATATTACagcaattatttgaaaattaagtTTTTGGCATTTTGTAGTCTGATTCATGTCTCACAAGCTAGGACATATTTGTTAAAGGACACATCTAGGATCAGCTCATACTATGGTATttctaactaaaacaaaatgtCAATATACAATCACTATATTTAGAGACGCTTTTGTAGGAAGGATCTACCCTTGAACCTGCTGTCATCATatttaattgaataaaaaaatcCATATATTTCTGCAACTATGCAATTTGCAATTCCCCAGTTGCCACCAATGGCTCAAAATAGTTCATAGCCAATTGCTTTGGTATGAAACCAATTCTTGATAGAGGGAAATATCTCGAGAGAGTCCACCAAAGAGTTCAATATGGAAGTTAGGAACCCAACTTTGACTCAAAAGCTTAAGTCATTAGGTTTTGGgtccttacttacatattaaccacTCGTTCTTCATCTTTCGGGCCAATGTGAGATGTAATCTTtttactcatgaacctaacaCCTCTGATGTATACGATTCATTTAAGAAGCAAAACAGCTCCATGGATAATAATGTTAAATTGAAAATTCTATCCTAAAACCAATCCATTTATAGTTGCAGTGCAAAATTCCAAACGACATATTAATTGTATATATGTAGTTTGGGAAAATTCTCAAATTGGATGAAGATTCTCTACTATTGATAGAGTAATTGCAATTGATGGTTTAAATAGTTTTAGTACGAACGTTCGCTAGATGAGATTGATTTTGAGACACAATTTTTAATAAGTGATAAAACTTGCTGTATTATTAGGTACGATattattatttgtattttcAATGTCTTAATGGTTAAATATTTGTGTTAGTAGTACAATTGACACTGATATTTTGTGACAGGCTGTTCACTGATGTGCTCTCTTTAGGCTGATGGTTGTCTACTTTAATAATGAACAATCGCAACCTCATCTGCGTAGCAAAGTATGTGGACCCTATTTTGTAAGTCGTCAATTTTTGGACATGGACTAATCCAATTTTGATACAAATTGATAAAGGAATACATCACTCCAGAGACGTTCCGTGAAGACTTTTAGGTTACATTTTGTAGTGCAATTGACACTGATATTTTGTGACATGCTGGGCACTGATGTGCTCTCTTGAGGCTGATGTTGTCTACTTTAATAAAGTCATCAATTTTTGGAGATGGACTAATCCAATTTTGATACAAATTGATAAAGGAATACATCACTCCAGAGACGTTCCATGAATTGATGATATCAATTGCAACTTGGAGCtacgtgtatatatatatatataggtatagATTTACACAAACCACAAACATGGAATCTGGTATGATAAATTTTGGAAGCTCTCTAAAAGTACCCTATGTTCAGGAGTTGGCTAAGGAGAAATTTGCATCAGTTCCACCCCGATACATACGACCTGATCCAACCAAACTTCATGGGGTCTCCACAGAGGAAATCCCAGTAATTGACATGCAAAGGCTGCTTTCTGATGAATCAGTGAATCCTGAGCTTGAAAAGTTGCATTTTGCCTGCAAAGAATGGGGCTTCTTCCAGGTTTGTCATTTCGTATTTGTATATGCATATATTAGGTATTGTTGTTAACCTAATAATGGAGTCTGATTGTTATAGTATTTGCTCAAAATCTACTAGTCATTTCAATTTGGTTTTTACCACAACTTTAACTTACTTTcaagggaataaaataattcTGAAATATTTATTATGTTAATAACTATGACTTTTCAGGACTGTAGGTAAATGATATATCTTgccacaagttttttttttttcatattgaaatgtttcttttcttgtaattaTCCAGAATTTTTATGTCAAAAGCAAGCATGCCTACCCTAATTTATGAACTCATTTGGTTTTCTCTAGTAgtagtacataatgcaagactAGAATGTAATAGGAGTgatctccttttctttcctgcTTTTCCTGGGATCTTCTTTGAATTGTTATACAAGGACAATCATCTAATTTAAATGGATATACATGCCTGCTGTTAAAATGGAGAAGTGTTATAATAGTCAGCACCAAATAATTAGTGACTGTACAATTTGTCACCAGCTGATTAATCATGGAGTGAGCTCTTCATTAGTGGACAAACTGAAACTAGAGAtgcaaaagtttttcaatttgacGATTGAAGAGAAGAAGAGATTTGCCCAGGAACCGGGCGATGTAGAAGGATATGGACAGGCCTTTGTTGTATCGGAGGAACAAAAACTTAACTGGGGTGACATGCTATTCATGGTCGCTCTGCCAACTCACTTGAGAAAACCTCATTTACTTCCCAACCTTCCTCTTCCATTCAGGTACAAGAAAATTTACACACATTCATATCATTGTATttagggtgcatttgataaaattaaagtttgaaaactgaaatctgaaatctgaatccattaaattattgaattattaagtattaaatcaaatacgtttgggtgtatatcacattcggtgataaatgaaaagtttatcacttattttttatagcaagttttgcctaaaaaatttaatggcacttaattaattcagatgttcaatttttagttatcaaatgtatctgaatatattaaaatctaaatacattaaatttaaatgatgAATTGTGTTGTCAAACACATGAGGACTATAGTAACATCACACACAGTATAACTTTTGAAAGTCATAAGCGTCTAAAATTTTCTACacttgtctaaaattttaaaattttgtgggTGAAAATGCTTAAAAGCTAGGGATAAGATGATCATAGACTAGTAATAGGTTAAGAAAATATGTGGTTAGTAGCAGTCTGTAACTTTGCAAATCACCGTACCTGTaatctttctattttcttttacaTAAATTGTCAACATCTTGATATA carries:
- the LOC113708700 gene encoding oxoglutarate-dependent flavonoid 7-O-demethylase 1-like isoform X2, producing MESGMINFGSSLKVPYVQELAKEKFASVPPRYIRPDPTKLHGVSTEEIPVIDMQRLLSDESVNPELEKLHFACKEWGFFQLINHGVSSSLVDKLKLEMQKFFNLTIEEKKRFAQEPGDVEGYGQAFVVSEEQKLNWGDMLFMVALPTHLRKPHLLPNLPLPFRETLDQYSRELKILAIKVLEQMTKALGMKLEDMTMLFQEGMQSLRMGYYPLCPQPELVMGLCPHSDATGLTIVLQVNEVEGLQIKKAGAWVPVVPLPNAFIVNVGDILEPDETDWECFKPDESKTYKQGS
- the LOC113708700 gene encoding oxoglutarate-dependent flavonoid 7-O-demethylase 1-like isoform X3 — protein: MESGMINFGSSLKVPYVQELAKEKFASVPPRYIRPDPTKLHGVSTEEIPVIDMQRLLSDESVNPELEKLHFACKEWGFFQLINHGVSSSLVDKLKLEMQKFFNLTIEEKKRFAQEPGDVEGYGQAFVVSEEQKLNWGDMLFMVALPTHLRKPHLLPNLPLPFRETLDQYSRELKILAIKVLEQMTKALGMKLEDMTMLFQEGMQSLRMGYYPLCPQPELVMGLCPHSDATGLTIVLQVNEVEGLQIKKAGAWVPVVPLPNAFIVNVGDILELHSFESYPINIVEI